The nucleotide sequence CTGGCGACACCGGTGTTCCTGCTGTTCGTCGCGATCGAGATCCTCGCGCTGCACGTGCTGGGCCACGACGACAACGTCATCGGCTACAGCGTCAAGGACACCCGAACGAGCATGTCCATGGGCGCGGTGGCGGTGGTGATCAACGGTGTCTTCCGCATCGCCATGCTGTTCGTGTTCGCCGCCCTCTACGAACTGGCGCCGGTGAAGTTCAGCCCGCACGACTGGTGGACCTGGGTCCTGATGCTGCTGGGCCAGGAGATCGTCTTCTACGCCTACCACCGGGCGAGCCACCGTGTCCGGCTCATGTGGGCGGGCCACCAGGTGCACCATTCGAGCGAGCACTACAACTTCTCGACGGCGTTGCGGCAGAAGTGGACCCCGTACTTCCAGCTGCCGTTCTGGTCGATCCTCGCGCTGGCGGGCATCCCGCCGTGGATGATCCTCACCGGCCTGTCGATCGACCTCGTGTACCAGTTCTTCGTGCACACCGAGAAGATCCGGAAGCTGCCGCGCTGGTTCGAGTACGTGTTCAACACGCCTTCACACCATCGTGTGCACCACGGCAGCGACCAGGAGTACCTGGACGCGAACTACGGCGGCATCCTGATCATCTGGGACCGGATGTTCGGCAGTTTCGTGCCGGAGGGCAAGCGCCCGACGTACGGGCTGACCAAGAACGTCGAGTCCTACAACCTGCTCAAGGTCGGCTTCCACGAATACGGCTCGATCCTGCGCGACGTCCGCACGGCCGGGTCGTGGCGGGACAAACTCGGCTACGTGTTCGGCCCGCCGGGCTGGCAGCCCAGGGAGGCGCTAAGCGCTCCTGCGCAAAGCGGGTGAGTTCTCCGGGCGGATCTCCGGCGGGAGGCTCTCCAGCGGCGGCCGCTGCGTGAGGGCCACATCGGTGAGCACAAGCTCCCGCTCGACGGACTCCCCCGCACCGCGCCGGAATTGAGCGAGCGACGTCGCCGGGGGCGCCGCGGAGATCACCCGGCCGCCGCGTTCCAGCCGGTCCATCAGGGTCAGCATGATCTGCGCGGACATCCGGCCGAGTGCCTGCGTGCTCTGGTGGCGGTGGGTCCGGTGACCGAGGTCGACCTGCGCGAGCGCGTCCAGCCCGTGCAGTTCGAGCAGGTCGATCAGATGGCCGACCTCGACGCCGTAGTGCGTGACGAACGGGATGCCCTCGAGCACTTCGCGGCGTCCCGCGTACTCGCCGGCGAGCGGCTGCACGAAACCGGCCAGCTCCGGCCAGTACATGTTGAGCAGCGGACGGGCGACGAGTTCGGTGACGCGGCCACCGCCGTCGGGTTCGACGCCCGCCTCCCCGGCGAGCGGGCGGTGGTAGAAGCCTTTGACGTAGGCGATCCCCGGATCGGTCAGCAGCGGTCCGAGCAGACCGGTCACGTAATCCGCGGTGAAGTCGTGAAGATCGCCGTCGACGAAGACGACGAGGTCGCCGGTGGTCTCGGCGACGCCCTTCCAGAGCGCTTCTCCCTTGCCCGCCAGGCTTTCCAGCTCCGGGAACACCGAGTCCTGCGCGATGACGTCCGCTCCGGCCGCCCTGGCGACCTCGGCTGTCGCGTCCGTGGAATGGCTGTCCACCACCAGGATCTCGTCCACCAGGGGGAACCGTTCGACGAGTTCGCGCCGGATGGTGCCGACGATCGCGCCCACCGTCTCCGCCTCGTCGCGGGCCGGGATCACCACCGAAACCCGGGTCCCGCGTTTGGCGGCGACCAGCTCCGCCGTCCACCAGTCACCCGCCCGGCTGCTGCGCCGCGCGAGCCACGTGCCGACCTCCGCCGATACCCGCATGGCTTCACCCTTCCGTCGAAGATCACCTCTCCGGCGATCTTCGAGGACGGCTGTTTCCATCGGTCGTCACCGCGGAAACCGCCGCGTTACGCCTGCCCGCCGCGGGTTAACGCCTGGGAGAGGACCTCACCGGTGCGGCGCTTCGCGAGGTAGAACGCCGCCTCGTGCGGTTTCGCCCCGTTGTCGACCGTGTAGCCGCTGTCCAGGACACCGTCGGCGCCGGGGAACAGCCCGCTGAGATCCGGCCGCGCGGCGACGAGATCGTCCCGGTCGGCCAGGTTCACCCAGCGCGCGACGCCGGGTGGGACGGACGGCGGCTGCGGACGGGTCCGTTCGTAGACCACCGTCCGCAGGCCCAGCGGTGAGCCGAGGGTGAGCAGCAGCGGTAGCGGACGGCCGTGCAGGTGGGCGGCTTCGTAGGCGACGACGGAACCGAGCGAATGCCCGACGATCACCTCGGTCTCCGGCCCGATGTGCTCGGCGACGCGCTCCTGCACGCGTTCCCGGATCGTCTCGTCGGTGAGGTACAGCGTCACCTGTTTGAGCGCCTTGACCACCACGCGTTCGGCGAACGCGACCCCGAGCCTCGCGAACGGCTTCAGCCGCACCAGCGCGTTCAGCACCGGACGGGCCGCCGCGCGTACCCCTTGGGTCTCCCCGGCCGGGCCGACGAGCTGGGCCAATTCGGCCTTCGCCCGCTCTCGGTCCGTCTCGCGGGACGCCGACTCGGCCGCGTTCCGGAGCCATTCCGCCGCCAGTGTCTCGGCGAGCGCCCACTCGTCCGCGGTCAGTTCGTCCGCGCCACCTTGCTGGCCGTCCTTGCGGAAAAGGTCGCCGTAGAAGGCCATCCGCGCGTCTCCGGGCCGGGCGTCGCGCCACACGGCGTCGGCGAGCGCGGCGTCGCCGGCGAGCCGGACACCGCCCGCGAGACTCGGCAGCCATTCGGCCTCGAGGGTATCGGCGGACTTCTGTTCCTGAGCGATGCCGTGCACCAGAACGATCCGAGCCATGGCGCACAGTATCGCGGGCCGCCCTTGCCGGTGACCGTCCGATGAGACAAAGTGATCTCCGTGGGAGAGCGCAGGTCGTTGGTGGTCGCGTCGCAATGCGACTCACTGAACCTTCTCTCGTTCCTCCCCGACGCGGGGCATCAGGTGTCGACGGCCCTGCTCGATCCCGAGATCGGCGGATGCGTGCCCGCGCTCGAAGACGGCCGCGGCCTGCTCGTCGACCCGACCATGGTCGAGCTGGACGACGCGCTCGTGGAGGCCTTCGAGCGCGCCTCGGAAGACGAGGCGACGCTCTTCCTCTCGCTCGTCGGCCACGGCGAATACGCCGACGACGACTTCTACTTCCTCACCAAGGACACCGGCCTGCCGGTGGACAGCCGCCGGTCGTTCCTGTTCGCCCAGCGCATCAAAGAGCTGCTCGGCCGCTACTCGACGCTGGACGGGCTGGTGATCCTGCTCGACACCTGTCACGCCGGCATCGGGGCGAGGCAGGCGGGCCAACGCTGGCTGAGGATCGTCGGCGAAGCGGGCAAACGTTTCGACCTGCTCACCGCCTCGGACGACCGGGTCGCCGCCAACGGATGCTTCAGCCGGTCGCTCGTCTCGGTGCTGCGGTCGGGGCACGCGGAGTTCGGCGAACGCGTCCGGTGCGCGGATCTCAAACGGGTGATCACCGGCCTGTGCCCGATGCAGACCGCCATCCACCTCGGTTTCGACGGCACCCGTGAGGTGACCGAGGCCGATCAAGGGCTGTGGCTCGCGCTGAACTCCTCCCCCGCTTGGCGGCGTTCCCCGCTGGCGGGGAACCCGGCCGCGCCCCGGATCGAACGGCTGACCGCGAACTACCGGCAGGATCCGAAACTCGGTGAGACCGTCGGACGTCTGCTCACCGGCGCCCGGCTGGTCGCGATCACGGGTGAAGCCGGCGCGGGGAAATCGACCATGCTGGCCGCGCTCGCCCGGCCGTCGGTGGCCGGTTCCTATGTGCCGCCCGACTTCCTGCACGGCGTCCTGTTCGCGAGCCGCGGCGACACGGCGGAGCGGCTCGCGCGGGAACTCGCCCGCCAGTTGCGGCGCACCGTGCCCGGTTTCGCCGAAGCCGAGCAGGCGCACCATGCCGGGCTCGACGACGCCGTCCGCAGTGGTGCCAGCGTTTTCGACCTGGCGCTGCTCGGTCCACTTCGGACGCTCGCTCCACAGTGGACCGGAGCGCCGGTGCGGATCGCGATCGACGGGCTCGACGACCTCGACCCCGACGTCCGGGAACGCCTGTACGGCCTCGTCCGCAGCCTTGCGACGGATCCGGGCCTGGAGCTGGTGACGACGGTCGTGGCGACGCGGGATCCGGCGCGCCTCCCGCCCGCGGCGGAGGTTCCCCTGATCCTGACCGGCGGTTTCGAGCCGCCCGGCGGAGGGTGGCCGACCGTGGATCCGCGGCCTGCTCCCGTGACACGGGAGCCGGAGCACATCGGCGGCTGGGGCGGCCAGGACACCGGTTCGCCGACCTCACCGAGGATCACCCCGGCCACGCTGATCATCGACGTCCCCGGTCAGCCGCCCGCCCACCACGAGCTGTCCTTCGGGCTTACGACCCTCGGCCGCAGCAGGAACGCCGCGATCCGGCTCGGGGACTCGCGGGTGTCCCGGCTGCACTGCAAGATCCGCTGGGACGGCACGAACGCGTGGCTGACCGACCTGGATTCCGCCAATGGCACCTTCGTCAACGGGCAGCGGGTGCCTGCCGCCACGCTGGCGCATGGTGACGTGCTCCGGCTCGGCGATTCGACGGTCACCTTCATCAGCGTCACGCAGGTGGACGACCCGGAAGACGAAGACATGTCCGACGTCGAGCCGGGCACCGGCGCGGTGGCCTCACCGCGGCCGGGACACGCGGTCCTGCTGGACCTGCTGACGCTGGCCGCCACCCGCGGGCCCATCCCGATCTCGATCCTCACCGCGGCGAGCGCGGCGGCGGGTGGACCGGATCGGCGGGTCCACGTCCGCGACTTCCTGGCCGGGCTCGGTGACTCGGTCAGCCGCACGCGAGCGGGCCTCGCCGACGAAACCGTCCTGTGGACCTCCGACGCGCCCGCACTTTCCCCAGATACGGTGACCCGGCTCCACGCCCGGCTGGCGGCGGCGACCTCGGAGGTGGCACTCGTGGCCGGAGACGACGAGCCGACGCTGGAACAGGGCTACGCGGTGGCCAACGAGGCCGAGCACTTCTGGCTCGCCGGACTCCGCGAAGACGCCCTCGTCGCGTTGGAGCGCCGGGCGTCCCACATCCCCGTCGAGAACCGGGAACGCTGGGCGGCCTGGGCGAAGCGCGCCGAACGGGAGCTCGGCGAGACCGACCGGATGACGCTGCGCTGCAAGGCACGGCACGCGACGTGGACCGGCAAGGCGGGCGACGCGGCCGCGGCACTCGCCCGGTTCGAAGAGCTGCTTCCGATCGCCACGGCCACCCTGTCGAGTGGCGACGAAGAGGTCTTGAGCATTCGCCACAACGTCGGATACCTCCGAATGGAACTCGGCCGCTTCGAAGAGTCCCGGGCGGCGTTCGAAGCCCTTGTCCGGGACGCCACCCACGCTCTCGGAGCCGGCCATCGCGAGACGCTGCACGCCCGGCACTTACTCGCGGTGGCGACCGGCAAGACCGGGAAGGGGGAGGAAGCCCTCCGCCTCTCCAGGGAACTGCTGCCGCAGGCGAAACAGGCACTGGGCGACGACGAGATCGTCGGCCACGTGCGGCACAACATCGCGTTCTGGAGCGCCGAAATCGAGCAACCCCCCCCCCGTCGTTTCGGAGTATCGACAGCTCCTCGACGAAGCGAGGGGACGGCTGAGTGAGCGGCATCCCGACGTCCTCGACCGCCGTTTCGGTCTCGCGCTCGCCCTCGCCAAGGCGGGCCAGGTCACCGAGGCGCTCTCGCTCTGGACCCTGCTGCTGGACGATTCGGTCGAGGTCCGCGGCGAACGGCACGGCGAAACCCGGAAGATCCGCGAGCAGCTCGCCTATTGGGGTACGCGGGAGTGAGCGGTGAGCGCACTGCGGATCGCGCTCCTGACCTACCGCGGGAACCCGCGCAGCGGCGGTCAGGGCGTGTACGTCCGGCATCTGAGCCGCGAACTCGCCGCGCTGGGGCATCACGTCGAAGTGCTGTCCGGTCCTCCGTACCCGGAGGTGGATGACGGCGTGCGGCTGACGAAGATCCCGGGACTCGACCTGTTCGCGGAGCCGACTCCCTTCCGGACACCGCGGCCGGGGGAACTGCGCGATCTGCCGTCCTGGGTGGAGTTCGTCGGCATGCGGCGCGGCGGCTTCCCCGAACCTCTCGCGTTCTCCCTGCGTGCCGCGCGCGCTCTCGCGAAACGCCGGGGCGAATTCGACATCGTCCACGACAATCAAGGGCTCGGCTACGGAATGCTCCATTGTGGACTGCCGACGATCGCCACCGTCCACCATCCGATCGCCGTGGACCGGGCGTTGAAGCTCGCCACCGTCACCGGGCACGACGCGGCACAGGTCAAGCGGTGGTACGGGTTTGTCGACATGCAGCACCGGGTCGCGCGGCGGCTGCCCACGCTGACGGTGTCGCGGGCGTCCCGTGCGGCCATCGGCCGGGAAATGGGCGTGCCGGAGGACCGGATCCACGTCGTCCCGCTCGCCGCCGACACCAGGATCTTCCGGCCGCGTCCCGAGATCCGGCGGGTCCCGGGACGGGTCGTGGCCACCGCCAGCGCGGACGAGCCGTTGAAGGGGCTCGATCAGCTCCTGTCGGCGTGGGAACGGATCGAGGGCGAACTGGTGATCGTCGGCAAACCGAAACCCGACGGCCCGGCGGCGCGGGCGCTCGCCCGGCTCGGCCCCAGCGCCGGCGTCCGCTTCGTCAGCGGGCTGACCGACGACGAACTCGCGCGGTTGCTCTGTTCCGCCGAAATCGCTTGTATACCCTCGTTGTTCGAGGGGTTCTCGCTCCCGGCCGCCGAGGCGATGGCCTGCGGGACGCCGGTCGTCGCGACGACCGGCGGGGCGCTTCCCGAGGTCGTCGGCGACGCGGGGATCCTGGTGCCGCCGGGTGACGTACCGGCGCTCGCGGAAGCGCTCATCAAGGTCCTCGGCGACGAACACCTCCGCGCCGACCTCGCGGCCCGCGGCCTGGAGACGGCCGGAGCGCTGAGCTGGCGGCGCACCGCCGAGGAGACCGCGGCGTACTACCGGCGTGTTCTCGGCCGGGAGCGTGCGGGATGCTGACCGTCGACTTCGGCCGGTTCCCCGTCGGCCCCGGGGACCGGGTGCTGGACCTCGGCTGCGGCGACGGCCGTCACGCCTACGAAGCGTACAAACGCGGCGCGGACGTGGTCGCCGCCGACCTCGACGACATCGCGCTCAAACACGTGCGGGACATGTTCGCCAACCTGGCGCAGGCGGGTGAGGCTCCCGCCTCGGCTTCGGCGCTGGCCGTTCGCGCGGACGCCCTCCGGCTTCCGTTTCCGAGCGGTTCGTTCACGCGGGTGATCGTGGCCGAGACGCTGGAGCACATCCACGCCGACCGGACGGTGCTCGCGGAGGCGAGCCGTGTGCTGGCGCCCGGCGGCAGGCTGGTGGCGACCGTGCCGCGCTGGTGGCCGGAGCGGATCTGCTGGCTGCTCTCGGACGCGTATCACGAGGTCGAAGGCGGGCACATCCGGATCTACCGCCGCCGCGAACTGCTCGGCAAGCTCAGGGAAGCCGGGCTGTCGACGACCGGCGGCCATCACGCGCACGCCCTGCACTCGCCGTACTGGTGGCTCAAATGCGCCGTCGGTCCCGACGAAGAGCACCGGCTCTGCGCGCTGTACCACCGGTTCCTGGTCTGGGACATCATGCGGAGTCCCCGGCCGGTGCGGTTCGCCGAGTGGGCGCTGAATCCAGTGCTCGGTAAGAGCCTCGTCGTCTACGCGCGCAAACCGTGAAGGCCACCGCCGCGACGATCGCGGCCGTGCAACGGCCGGACGGCGGGATCCCGTGGGAGACCGGTGGTCACCTCGACCCGTGGAACCATCTCGAAGCCGCCATGGGCTTGGACGTCGCCGGGTTCGGGGCCGAGGCCGAAGCCGCCTACGACTGGCTGGTCCGGAACCAGCGTCTTGACGGATCCTGGGCGGCCCGGTACCACGGCGGCGGAATCGACTTGTCCACTATGGACACGAACTTCACCGCCTACGTCGCGGTCGGGACCCGGCACCATTTCCTGCTGACCGGGGATCGCGCCTGGCTGGACCGGATGTGGCCCGTCGTGGACCGGGCCGTCGACGCCGTCCTGCGGCGACAGCAACCGTCGGGCGCCATCCCCTGGCGCGACGACCCCGGAATCCGGCTGGTCACGGGATGCAGCAGCATCCACCACGCGCTGACGCAGGCACTGGCGCTCGCGTCCATGGTGGGGCTTGACCGTCCACATTGGCTGGACGCGGCGCACCGGCTGCGGGCGGCCCTGGTCGGCGAGCCGCGGCTGTTCGCGGCGAAACCGCACGCGATGGACTGGTACTACCCGGTTCTGGGCTCTGTGGTGACCGGCGCCGACGCCTCGGCGCGGCTGGCGGCGGGCTGGGACCGGTTCGTCGTACCCGGGCTGGGGGTGCGGTGCGTGCACCACGAGCCGTGGGTCACCGGTGGGGAGACCGCCGAACTGGCATTGACCCTCGCCGCCCGCGGAGACCGGGTCCGCGCGAGCGAACTCCTCGCGTGCCTTGCCCGGCTACGCCACGACGACGGCTCGTACTGGACCGGGTATCAGTGCGCGGACGGGGAATTCTGGCCGGACGAGCGCACCACGTGGACCTCGGGCGCCGTCCTCCTGGCGACCGCCGCACTCGATGGCGACCCGGCCACCTGCCAAGTCTTCGGCGAACAACCTCGTGAGTGGTAAGGACGGTTAGAACCGTCCTTACCACTCACGAGAGTGACGTCAGGCCTCGTCTTCTTCGAGCATGTCCGGCGTGACCGCGGATTCGGTGTCCGGAATGCCTTGTTCCTTCGCCTTCTTGTCGGCCATCGCCAGCAGGCGGCGGATCCGGCCGGCGACGGCGTCCTTGGTCATCTGCGGCTCGGACAGCTGGCCCAGTTCTTCGAGCGAGGCCTGCCGGTTCGACAGGCGCAGTTTGCCCGCGGCGAGCAGGTGATCCGGCGCGGATTCGCCGAGGATGTCCAGCGCGCGCTCCACCCTGGCCGCCGCCGCGACGGCCGCGCGGGCCGACCGCCGCAGGTTCGCGTCGTCGAAGTTCGCGAGCCGGTTCGCGGTGGCGCGCACCTCGCGGCGCATCCGCCGCTCTTCCCAGGCGAGCACGCTCGTGTGCGCGCCGAGACGGGTCAGCAGCGCGCCGATCGCGTCACCGTCACGCACCACGACCCGGTCCGCGCCGCGGACCTCGCGCGACTTGGCCTGGATCCCCATCCGCCGGGCGGCACCGACGAGCGCCAGCGCGGCCTCGGGGCCGGGGCAGGTCACTTCGAGCGACGACGAGCGCCCGGGTTCGGTGAGCGAACCGTGCGCCAGGAACGCGCCCCGCCAGGCGGCTTCCGCGTCGGCGACGCCACCGGACACGACGGCGGCGGGCAGCCCGCGCACCGGACGGCCGCGCTGATCGATCAGGCCGGTCTGCCGCGCGAGCCCCTCGCCGTCCTTGACCACCCGGACGACGTACCGCGTGCCCTTGCGCAATCCGCTGGAAGAGATGACGTGGACGTCGGACTGGTGTCCGTACAGTTCGTGGATCTCCTTGCGCAGCCGCCTCGCCACCGAACCGGTGTCGAGTTCGGCCTCCACCACGACGCGGCCGGCCACGATGTGCAGCCCGCCCGCGAATCGCAGCATCGACGCGACCTCCGCGCGGCGCGGGCCGATCTTGGTGATCTCCAGCCGGCTCAGCTCGTCCTTCACGGCGGCGGTCATCGCCATCGCTGCCCCTCCATACCTTCAGCTCCTCCCCCGGTGAGACCGAGAGCGTCCCGCATACAGCCCGCGAGCGCATCAGGATCATGCCGCCCCGTCACGACCGGGTCAGCCACCGCCCCCAGCAACGCCCGCGCGCCCAGTCTCCCGGCAGCGTCTCGCAACCGGGCTGGTGAGGGCACCGAGTCACGGTCCGCGATGACCGCGTCCACCCGCAATTCCGGGGCGTGTTCGAAGAGTACGTCCAAATGCTTCTCCGGCGAGAACCCCGCCGTCTCCCCCGGTTGGGGGATCAGATTGAGGATCACGACCTTCGTGGCGTCCGTTCGGAGCAACGCGTCGTGCAGATCCGGTACCAGCAGATGGGGCAGCACACTGGTGAACCACGACCCCGGGCCGAGGAACACCACGTCCGCGTCGAGCACCGCCTCGATCGCCTCGGCGCAGCCGCGCGGCGGCCGATCGGCCTGGCCGGACGGATGCAGGCTGATCCGGTGCACCTGCCCCGGGGTCGTCGCCACCGCCACCTGACCGCGGATCCGCCGGACCGCCTCGGGATTCTCGGCGTCCAGCCCCGAAACCTCCCCCTGGATCTCCAGCGGTTCGGGTGACATCGGCAGGACGCGCCCGGAGATGCCCATGAGCCTGCTCGCCTCGTCGAGCGCGGCGACCGGATCACCGAGCACTTCGAACAGCCCGGCCAGCAACAGGTTCCCGACCGCGTGCCCGGCGAGCGCGCCGTCGCCGCCGAAACGATGCTGGAACACCTCCGCCCACAGGGTCCCGCCGTCTTCGGCGGCGAACGCGGCGAAGGCCTGCCGCAGGTCGCCCGGCGGCAGCAGCCCGAGTTCCCGGCGCAGCCTGCCGGAGGAGCCCCCGTCGTCCGCGACGGTGACCACGGCGGTGACCTGCGAGGTCACCCGGCGCAACGCGGTGAGGGTGGCGTGCAGGCCGTGCCCGCCCCCCAGTGCGACCGCGCGCGGATCACTCGCGGCCAAGGTCGCGGTGCACCACCTTCACGGCCATACCGTCCTCATTGGACAGACGCTGGGCGAGTTCCTCGGAAATGGCGACGCTGCGGTGCTTCCCGCCCGTGCAGCCGACGGCCAGCGTCAGGTACCGCTTGCCTTCACGCTTGTAGCCCGCGCCGATCAGGCGCAGCAGCTGGTGGTAGCGGTCGAGGAACTCGTCCGCGCCTTCCTGGCTGAGCACGTAGTTGCGGACCTCGCCTTCGAGACCGGTGTGGTCGCGCAGTTCCGGGATCCAGAACGGGTTCGGCAGGAACCGGACGTCCATCACCAGGTCGGCGTCCATCGGCAGGCCGTACTTGTAGCCGAACGACAGCACGGTGACGCGGGTCTGCGTGCTCGCCTCGGAACCGAAGGCGTCCTCGATCTTGGCGCGCAGGTCGTGCACCGAAAGCGACGACGTGTCGAGCACGAGGTCGGCCTCCTCCCGCAGCGGCTCCAGGAGCGTGCGCTCGGCGGTGATGCCGTCGGCGAGCCTGCCGTCGCCCTGCATCGGGTGACCGCGGCGGACGGCCTCGAACCGGCGCACCAGCACCGCGTCGGTGGCCTCCAGGAACAGGACGCGCGGCTTGTACCCGCGAGCGTCGAGGTCCTTGATGACCGACGCCAGGTCGTCGGTGAACGCGCGCGAGCGCACGTCCATCACCACGGCGACCTTGGTGATCGCGCCCCGC is from Amycolatopsis lurida and encodes:
- a CDS encoding sterol desaturase family protein; the encoded protein is MADFLAHLSDPVLLATPVFLLFVAIEILALHVLGHDDNVIGYSVKDTRTSMSMGAVAVVINGVFRIAMLFVFAALYELAPVKFSPHDWWTWVLMLLGQEIVFYAYHRASHRVRLMWAGHQVHHSSEHYNFSTALRQKWTPYFQLPFWSILALAGIPPWMILTGLSIDLVYQFFVHTEKIRKLPRWFEYVFNTPSHHRVHHGSDQEYLDANYGGILIIWDRMFGSFVPEGKRPTYGLTKNVESYNLLKVGFHEYGSILRDVRTAGSWRDKLGYVFGPPGWQPREALSAPAQSG
- a CDS encoding glucosyl-3-phosphoglycerate synthase — protein: MRVSAEVGTWLARRSSRAGDWWTAELVAAKRGTRVSVVIPARDEAETVGAIVGTIRRELVERFPLVDEILVVDSHSTDATAEVARAAGADVIAQDSVFPELESLAGKGEALWKGVAETTGDLVVFVDGDLHDFTADYVTGLLGPLLTDPGIAYVKGFYHRPLAGEAGVEPDGGGRVTELVARPLLNMYWPELAGFVQPLAGEYAGRREVLEGIPFVTHYGVEVGHLIDLLELHGLDALAQVDLGHRTHRHQSTQALGRMSAQIMLTLMDRLERGGRVISAAPPATSLAQFRRGAGESVERELVLTDVALTQRPPLESLPPEIRPENSPALRRSA
- a CDS encoding FHA domain-containing protein encodes the protein MGERRSLVVASQCDSLNLLSFLPDAGHQVSTALLDPEIGGCVPALEDGRGLLVDPTMVELDDALVEAFERASEDEATLFLSLVGHGEYADDDFYFLTKDTGLPVDSRRSFLFAQRIKELLGRYSTLDGLVILLDTCHAGIGARQAGQRWLRIVGEAGKRFDLLTASDDRVAANGCFSRSLVSVLRSGHAEFGERVRCADLKRVITGLCPMQTAIHLGFDGTREVTEADQGLWLALNSSPAWRRSPLAGNPAAPRIERLTANYRQDPKLGETVGRLLTGARLVAITGEAGAGKSTMLAALARPSVAGSYVPPDFLHGVLFASRGDTAERLARELARQLRRTVPGFAEAEQAHHAGLDDAVRSGASVFDLALLGPLRTLAPQWTGAPVRIAIDGLDDLDPDVRERLYGLVRSLATDPGLELVTTVVATRDPARLPPAAEVPLILTGGFEPPGGGWPTVDPRPAPVTREPEHIGGWGGQDTGSPTSPRITPATLIIDVPGQPPAHHELSFGLTTLGRSRNAAIRLGDSRVSRLHCKIRWDGTNAWLTDLDSANGTFVNGQRVPAATLAHGDVLRLGDSTVTFISVTQVDDPEDEDMSDVEPGTGAVASPRPGHAVLLDLLTLAATRGPIPISILTAASAAAGGPDRRVHVRDFLAGLGDSVSRTRAGLADETVLWTSDAPALSPDTVTRLHARLAAATSEVALVAGDDEPTLEQGYAVANEAEHFWLAGLREDALVALERRASHIPVENRERWAAWAKRAERELGETDRMTLRCKARHATWTGKAGDAAAALARFEELLPIATATLSSGDEEVLSIRHNVGYLRMELGRFEESRAAFEALVRDATHALGAGHRETLHARHLLAVATGKTGKGEEALRLSRELLPQAKQALGDDEIVGHVRHNIAFWSAEIEQPPPRRFGVSTAPRRSEGTAE
- a CDS encoding glycosyltransferase family 4 protein gives rise to the protein MSALRIALLTYRGNPRSGGQGVYVRHLSRELAALGHHVEVLSGPPYPEVDDGVRLTKIPGLDLFAEPTPFRTPRPGELRDLPSWVEFVGMRRGGFPEPLAFSLRAARALAKRRGEFDIVHDNQGLGYGMLHCGLPTIATVHHPIAVDRALKLATVTGHDAAQVKRWYGFVDMQHRVARRLPTLTVSRASRAAIGREMGVPEDRIHVVPLAADTRIFRPRPEIRRVPGRVVATASADEPLKGLDQLLSAWERIEGELVIVGKPKPDGPAARALARLGPSAGVRFVSGLTDDELARLLCSAEIACIPSLFEGFSLPAAEAMACGTPVVATTGGALPEVVGDAGILVPPGDVPALAEALIKVLGDEHLRADLAARGLETAGALSWRRTAEETAAYYRRVLGRERAGC
- a CDS encoding class I SAM-dependent methyltransferase, translating into MLTVDFGRFPVGPGDRVLDLGCGDGRHAYEAYKRGADVVAADLDDIALKHVRDMFANLAQAGEAPASASALAVRADALRLPFPSGSFTRVIVAETLEHIHADRTVLAEASRVLAPGGRLVATVPRWWPERICWLLSDAYHEVEGGHIRIYRRRELLGKLREAGLSTTGGHHAHALHSPYWWLKCAVGPDEEHRLCALYHRFLVWDIMRSPRPVRFAEWALNPVLGKSLVVYARKP
- a CDS encoding prenyltransferase/squalene oxidase repeat-containing protein codes for the protein MKATAATIAAVQRPDGGIPWETGGHLDPWNHLEAAMGLDVAGFGAEAEAAYDWLVRNQRLDGSWAARYHGGGIDLSTMDTNFTAYVAVGTRHHFLLTGDRAWLDRMWPVVDRAVDAVLRRQQPSGAIPWRDDPGIRLVTGCSSIHHALTQALALASMVGLDRPHWLDAAHRLRAALVGEPRLFAAKPHAMDWYYPVLGSVVTGADASARLAAGWDRFVVPGLGVRCVHHEPWVTGGETAELALTLAARGDRVRASELLACLARLRHDDGSYWTGYQCADGEFWPDERTTWTSGAVLLATAALDGDPATCQVFGEQPREW
- the whiA gene encoding DNA-binding protein WhiA produces the protein MAMTAAVKDELSRLEITKIGPRRAEVASMLRFAGGLHIVAGRVVVEAELDTGSVARRLRKEIHELYGHQSDVHVISSSGLRKGTRYVVRVVKDGEGLARQTGLIDQRGRPVRGLPAAVVSGGVADAEAAWRGAFLAHGSLTEPGRSSSLEVTCPGPEAALALVGAARRMGIQAKSREVRGADRVVVRDGDAIGALLTRLGAHTSVLAWEERRMRREVRATANRLANFDDANLRRSARAAVAAAARVERALDILGESAPDHLLAAGKLRLSNRQASLEELGQLSEPQMTKDAVAGRIRRLLAMADKKAKEQGIPDTESAVTPDMLEEDEA
- a CDS encoding gluconeogenesis factor YvcK family protein, which encodes MAASDPRAVALGGGHGLHATLTALRRVTSQVTAVVTVADDGGSSGRLRRELGLLPPGDLRQAFAAFAAEDGGTLWAEVFQHRFGGDGALAGHAVGNLLLAGLFEVLGDPVAALDEASRLMGISGRVLPMSPEPLEIQGEVSGLDAENPEAVRRIRGQVAVATTPGQVHRISLHPSGQADRPPRGCAEAIEAVLDADVVFLGPGSWFTSVLPHLLVPDLHDALLRTDATKVVILNLIPQPGETAGFSPEKHLDVLFEHAPELRVDAVIADRDSVPSPARLRDAAGRLGARALLGAVADPVVTGRHDPDALAGCMRDALGLTGGGAEGMEGQRWR
- the rapZ gene encoding RNase adapter RapZ codes for the protein MEVAVVSGLSGAGRSTAAKCLEDLGWFVVDNLPPELIATMVELGAQARGAITKVAVVMDVRSRAFTDDLASVIKDLDARGYKPRVLFLEATDAVLVRRFEAVRRGHPMQGDGRLADGITAERTLLEPLREEADLVLDTSSLSVHDLRAKIEDAFGSEASTQTRVTVLSFGYKYGLPMDADLVMDVRFLPNPFWIPELRDHTGLEGEVRNYVLSQEGADEFLDRYHQLLRLIGAGYKREGKRYLTLAVGCTGGKHRSVAISEELAQRLSNEDGMAVKVVHRDLGRE